From the genome of Streptomyces sp. NBC_00659, one region includes:
- a CDS encoding class I SAM-dependent methyltransferase: MTTRAASRPVGTVTRGTTNPNRLRRMDRWIAAVHGAELRRAPEPVAVDLGYGAAPWTAVELLTRLRTAAPRTHVFGIEIEPARVAAARPYEREGLAFRHGGFEVPVPGRPQLIRAANVLRQYDEEQVAEVWRRLRARLAPAGPGSRGGLLVEGTCDEIGRRHVWVALGPEGPRTVTFATRLGSLDRPSDLAERLPKALIHRNVPGEPVHSFLRDFDRAWAAAAPYAAYGARQRWIRTVRDLRADWPVVDGTARWRQGEVTVRWEALAPRA; encoded by the coding sequence ATGACAACCCGCGCAGCGTCCCGCCCCGTGGGCACGGTGACGCGCGGGACGACGAACCCCAACCGCCTGCGCCGCATGGACCGCTGGATCGCGGCGGTGCACGGCGCCGAGCTCCGCCGGGCGCCGGAACCCGTGGCGGTGGACCTCGGCTACGGCGCCGCGCCCTGGACCGCGGTCGAGCTGCTGACCCGGCTGCGCACGGCCGCGCCCCGCACCCACGTGTTCGGCATCGAGATCGAGCCCGCGCGGGTCGCCGCCGCCCGCCCGTACGAACGCGAGGGCCTCGCCTTCCGGCACGGCGGCTTCGAGGTCCCGGTGCCGGGCCGGCCGCAGCTGATCCGGGCGGCGAACGTGCTGCGCCAGTACGACGAGGAGCAGGTCGCCGAGGTCTGGCGGCGGCTTCGCGCACGGCTCGCGCCCGCGGGCCCCGGCTCCCGGGGCGGACTGCTCGTCGAGGGCACCTGCGACGAGATCGGCCGTCGGCACGTCTGGGTCGCCCTCGGCCCGGAAGGCCCGCGCACGGTCACCTTCGCCACCCGGCTCGGCTCCCTGGACCGTCCGTCCGACCTGGCCGAGCGGCTGCCGAAGGCCCTCATCCACCGCAATGTGCCGGGCGAGCCCGTGCATTCCTTCCTGCGCGACTTCGACCGCGCCTGGGCGGCCGCCGCGCCGTACGCGGCGTACGGCGCGAGGCAGCGCTGGATACGCACGGTCCGCGACCTGAGGGCCGACTGGCCGGTCGTGGACGGGACCGCCCGCTGGCGCCAGGGCGAAGTGACGGTGCGCTGGGAGGCGTTGGCGCCCCGCGCCTGA